The following coding sequences lie in one Musa acuminata AAA Group cultivar baxijiao chromosome BXJ1-8, Cavendish_Baxijiao_AAA, whole genome shotgun sequence genomic window:
- the LOC103995248 gene encoding protein FLX-like 3 gives MAGRNRMPRHPMNEGPRGFHDGPPLRGPLPLHPVEEELVIRHDEIRRIQADNRLLMEENVALRREIDFVKNELLQASQAIPKLRSDKELESRELIQRGLPLEAELRAREPLREEAIQLKSEAQKLDALRQELSGKVQALQQDLKHLQTENQQLPTLQIEIDGLRQELIRARTTYEYETKANAEQIEQRQAMEKNLVSMAREVEKLRAELEKRARGPGSGAYGVHNASSDMSYPALFRDGYASEKGFYGTGPWASDEPRGFPRH, from the exons ATGGCAGGAAGAAATCGTATGCCCCGTCATCCTATGAATGAGGGGCCTCGTGGTTTCCACGATGGCCCTCCATTACGTGGACCATTGCCTCTACATCCTGTCGAGGAAGAACTAGTAATAAGGCATGATGAAATTCGTAGGATTCAAGCTGACAATCGGCTTCTGATGGAAGAAAATGTTGCTCTTAGGAGAGAGATAGATTTTGTTAAGAATGAGCTCCTTCAAGCAAGTCAGGCGATACCCAAGCTTCGTTCAGATAAAGAACTTGAGTCTAGGGAATTGATCCAGAGGGGTCTTCCATTGGAGGCTGAACTTCGTGCTCGTGAGCCACTTAGGGAAGAGGCTATACAATTAAAATCTGAAGCACAGAAGTTGGATGCTTTACGACAAGAGTTATCTGGAAAGGTTCAAGCTTTGCAACAAGATCTGAAACATCTGCAGACCGAGAATCAGCAACTGCCAACTTTACAAATTGAAATTGATGGCCTTCGTCAGGAGTTAATTAGAGCCAG GACGACATACGAATATGAGACGAAAGCAAATGCTGAGCAAATAGAACAGAGACAAGCAATGGAGAAGAACCTTGTTTCCATGGCTCGGGAGGTTGAGAAGCTGAGAGCAGAGCTGGAGAAAAGAGCAAGGGGACCTG GCTCTGGTGCTTATGGTGTGCATAATGCAAGCTCAGACATGAGCTACCCAGCACTGTTTCGTGATGGTTATGCCAGTGAGAAAGGGTTTTATGGTACTGGTCCATGGGCATCCGACGAACCTCGTGGCTTTCCTCGCCATTAA
- the LOC135585058 gene encoding uncharacterized protein LOC135585058, which yields MSLSDSQQRRPQRQSVFSGADPACIDNDGHGENGDSSDPSLPPPTPAAAGQASRHWRDVFWLCVFLLHLLVFGFALALLGINRFNRADRLNIDRFTNLTGGANFSQASFVQYLKQTDTAELTETYWPFYGVAGGASVLLAWAWLSLLRIRASQMMKVSIHILTTYLAVVSVLCFWAEHFFWGVVFAVGAALQFLYVMSVLDRFPFTMLVLQKAVKMVLAIPDLMRVAYAFMIIMLCWMILWSFGISGVIASSLDDSGCWWLLVIFSVSLFWTGAVFCNTVHVIVSGMVFLVLMHGNVSAASMPSKPLLKSLRYAVTTSFGSICYGSLFTAAIRTLRWKIRGIRSKIGSNECLLCCVDFLFHLVETLVRFFNKYAYVEIAVNGKGFNSSARDAWELFQSTGIEALVAYDCSGAVLLMGIILGGLLTGTCTGVWTWYKRSDKLIMVGSTAILMGMILVGLAVVVIESAVTSIYVCYAEDPFLIQRWDAEFFDQMSEVLHERLQYRSARARQVMDQRFDQLPDESHV from the exons ATGAGCCTCAGCGACTCGCAGCAGCGACGGCCGCAGCGGCAATCCGTCTTCTCCGGTGCCGATCCCGCCTGCATCGACAACGACGGCCACGGGGAG AACGGAGACAGCAGCGACCCGTCGCTGCCGCCGCCGACACCCGCCGCGGCGGGGCAGGCGAGCAGGCATTGGCGGGACGTCTTTTGGCTCTgcgtcttcctcctccacctcctcgttTTCGGGTTCGCGCTCGCGCTCCTCGGGATCAACCGCTTCAACCGCGCCGACCGGCTCAACATCGATCGCTTCACCAATCTCACTGGCGGGGCCAACTTCAGCCAGGCTTCGTTTGTCCAGTACCTGAAGCAGACCGATACGGCGGAGCTCACGGAGACGTATTGGCCGTTCTACGGGGTGGCTGGCGGAGCCAGCGTGCTGTTGGCGTGGGCGTGGCTGTCGCTGCTGCGTATCCGAGCCAGCCAGATGATGAAGGTGTCTATCCATATCCTCACCACCTATCTCGCTGTCGTCAGCGTCTTGTGCTTCTGGGCAGAACACTTCTTCTGGGGCGTGGTCTTTGCGGTCGGCGCGGCGCTGCAATTCCTGTATGTCATGTCGGTATTGGACAG GTTTCCTTTCACAATGCTAGTGCTACAAAAGGCTGTGAAGATGGTCTTGGCTATTCCTGATTTGATGCGAGTAGCCTATGCTTTTATGATAATTATGCTTTGTTGGATGATATTATGGTCATTTGGAATATCTGGGGTTATTGCTTCAAGCTTGGATgacagtggatgttggtggcttcTTGTG ATATTTTCTGTCAGTTTATTTTGGACGGGTGCTGTATTTTGCAACACAGTCCATGTTATAGTATCGGGCATGGTCTTCCTTGTTCTCATGCATGGTAATGTAAGTGCAGCATCAATGCCTTCAAAGCCACTTTTGAAGTCACTACGTTATGCTGTGACAACTTCTTTTGGTAGCATTTGCTATGGATCACTTTTTACAGCTGCAATTCGAACATTGCGGTGGAAG ATACGGGGAATTCGGTCAAAGATTGGCAGCAATGAATGTCTCCTATGCTGTGTTGATTTCTTGTTTCACCTTGTGGAGACACTAGTTCGTTTCTTCAACAAGTATGCCTATGTTGAG ATTGCAGTTAATGGTAAAGGCTTCAACAGCTCAGCCAGGGATGCCTGGGAGTTATTCCAGTCCACTGGCATTGAAGCTCTTGTTGCCTATGATTGTTCAGGTGCAGTTCTTCTGATGGGCATTATTTTGGGTGGGCTACTTACTGGAACATGTACAGGAGTTTGGACATGGTATAAGAGGAGTGATAAACTGATCATGGTTGGTTCTACCGCTATTTTGATGGGAATGATTTTG GTGGGCCTGGCGGTAGTCGTTATCGAAAGTGCAGTTACATCTATATACGTATGCTATGCAGAAGACCCATTCTTGATCCAGAGATGGGATGCTGAATTTTTTGACCAGATGTCAGAGGTATTACACGAGCGATTACAGTATCGAAGTGCAAGAGCCAGACAAGTGATGGACCAGCGATTCGATCAGTTACCAGATGAATCACATGTTTGA
- the LOC135588099 gene encoding basic blue protein-like — translation MAQGRGSASHVVAFGIALLCLLLLCEIGEAAVYTVGDSQGWTFNTVGWTKGKRFRAGDVLVFKYSSTAHNVVAVNAAGYSRCTTPRGSRVSKTGNDRIRLRKGTNYFICNFAGHCQAGMKIAVTAA, via the exons ATGGCTCAGGGAAGGGGCAGTGCGAGCCACGTCGTGGCCTTCGGGATTGCACTCCTTTGCCTTCTCCTTCTCTGCGAAATCGGTGAAGCAGCCGTGTACACTGTGGGGGACAGTCAGGGATGGACCTTCAACACCGTCGGCTGGACCAAAGGCAAGCGTTTCAGGGCTGGAGATGTGCTCG TGTTCAAGTACAGCTCGACGGCGCACAACGTGGTGGCGGTGAACGCCGCCGGCTACAGTAGGTGCACGACGCCGAGGGGGTCGAGGGTGTCCAAGACCGGGAACGACCGCATCAGGCTGCGTAAGGGGACGAACTACTTCATCTGCAACTTCGCGGGGCACTGCCAGGCGGGGATGAAGATTGCTGTGACTGCAGCTTAG
- the LOC103995245 gene encoding probable auxin efflux carrier component 1c, which yields MITGADFYHVMTAVVPLYVAMILAYGSVKWWKIFTPDQCSGINRFVALFAVPLLSFHFISTNNPYEMNMRFIAADTLQKLMVLAMLAAWNRLSRRGSLEWTITIFSLSTLPNTLVMGIPLLKGMYGSYSGSLMVQIVVLQCIIWYTLMLFLFEYRAARILITEQFPDTAGAIASITVDSDVTSLDGHGDMLETEAEVKEDGKLHVTVRRSNASRSDLYSRRSMGFSATTPRPSNLTNAEIYSLQSSRNPTPRGSSFNHTDFYSMVGRSSNFGAADVYGTKGATTPRPSNYEEEHGVANATATATAGNAVAKSKISYQLPATAGTPHYPAPNPSVFTPAAPTAPKGTAAEVATGSKKANGQAPVFKAEDGGTKDLHMFVWSSSASPVSDVFVGSNNHHHEYGFPSAVPSALKEVRVAVSPGRMEGRKENPADCLERDDFSFGNKGNACGHDAVDDKVQGPAKAGLTRVTTMPPTSVMTRLILIMVWRKLIRNPNTYSSLIGVVWSLISFKWQVNMPDIVSGSISILSDAGLGMAMFSLGLFMALQPRIIACGNSVAAFAMAVRFLTGPAVMAAASIAVGLRGVLLRIAIVQASLPQGIVPFVFAKEYNLHPDILSTAVIFGMLIALPITLVYYILLGL from the exons ATGATTACGGGTGCAGACTTCTACCATGTGATGACGGCGGTGGTGCCGCTGTACGTGGCGATGATACTGGCGTATGGGTCGGTGAAGTGGTGGAAGATCTTCACGCCGGACCAGTGCTCCGGGATCAACCGCTTCGTGGCGCTCTTCGCGGTGCCGCTCCTCTCCTTCCACTTCATCTCCACTAACAACCCATACGAGATGAACATGCGGTTCATCGCCGCGGACACGCTGCAGAAGCTGATGGTGCTCGCCATGCTCGCCGCTTGGAACAGGCTCAGCCGCCGTGGCTCCCTCGAGTGGACCATCACCATCTTCTCCCTGTCCACGTTGCCCAACACCCTCGTCATGGGCATCCCGCTGCTTAAGGGCATGTACGGCAGCTACTCCGGCAGCCTTATGGTCCAGATCGTGGTGCTGCAGTGCATCATCTGGTACACGCTCATGCTGTTCCTGTTCGAGTACCGCGCCGCTCGGATCCTGATCACGGAGCAGTTCCCGGACACTGCCGGCGCCATCGCGTCCATCACCGTGGATTCCGACGTCACGTCGCTCGATGGGCACGGCGACATGCTGGAGACGGAGGCCGAAGTCAAGGAGGACGGCAAGCTCCACGTCACGGTGCGGCGGTCCAACGCGTCGCGGTCGGACTTGTACTCGCGGCGGTCCATGGGGTTCTCCGCCACCACCCCCCGTCCCTCCAACCTCACCAACGCCGAGATCTACTCGCTGCAGTCGTCGAGGAACCCCACGCCCCGGGGTTCCAGCTTCAACCACACCGACTTCTACTCTATGGTCGGGCGGAGCTCCAACTTCGGCGCCGCCGACGTCTATGGGACGAAAGGCGCCACCACGCCGCGGCCCTCCAACTACGAGGAGGAGCATGGAGTGGCCAATGCCACCGCAACGGCCACTGCCGGCAATGCGGTTGCCAAGTCCAAGATCAGTTACCAATTGCCGGCGACGGCAGGTACGCCGCACTACCCAGCTCCGAATCCCTCAGTGTTCACCCCGGCGGCGCCTACCGCTCCCAAGGGGACGGCGGCGGAGGTGGCGACGGGGTCCAAAAAGGCCAACGGGCAAGCACCCGTGTTCAAGGCGGAGGATGGTGGGACTAAGGATCTTCACATGTTCGTGTGGAGCTCAAGCGCTTCACCGGTCTCCGACGTGTTCGTCGGCAGTAACAACCACCACCACGAGTACGGCTTTCCGTCCGCCGTTCCTTCGGCTCTTAAAGAAGTCCGGGTGGCCGTTTCGCCTGGCAGAA TGGAGGGGCGGAAGGAGAACCCGGCGGACTGCTTGGAGAGGGACGACTTCAGCTTCGGAAACAAAGGAAACGCCTGCGGGCACGACGCCGTCGACGACAAGGTCCAGGGACCAGCCAAGGCCGGGCTCACGCGGGTGACGACGATGCCACCGACGAGCGTCATGACGAGGCTCATCCTGATCATGGTGTGGAGGAAGCTGATCCGCAACCCCAACACCTACTCCAGCCTCATCGGCGTCGTCTGGTCTCTCATCTCCTTCAA ATGGCAAGTTAACATGCCCGACATTGTATCGGGCTCCATCTCCATCTTGTCGGACGCAGGCCTCGGAATGGCCATGTTCAGCCTGG GGCTGTTCATGGCGCTGCAGCCGAGGATCATAGCATGTGGGAATTCGGTGGCAGCTTTTGCCATGGCCGTGAGATTCCTAACAGGCCCAGCTGTCATGGCCGCCGCCTCCATTGCCGTGGGTCTCCGCGGCGTCCTCCTCCGCATCGCCATCGTGCAG GCGTCACTCCCGCAAGGCATCGTCCCTTTCGTGTTTGCGAAGGAGTACAATTTGCATCCCGATATCCTCAGCACAGC